A stretch of the Dechloromonas sp. TW-R-39-2 genome encodes the following:
- a CDS encoding branched-chain amino acid ABC transporter permease — protein sequence MNFFFEVLIGGLLSGVMYALVALGFVMIYKASGVFNFAQGAMVYLAALSVVGCMEKGAPLWLAIILAFVVMTLFGIATEKYVLRKLVNQPPIALFMATIGLAFFIEGLAPMIFGSEPRALDLGIVDEPIPWVMDNWNMVISKFDLVASGVGAILVATLALFFQYTRVGRALRAVADDHQAALSIGIPLQNIWAIVWGVAGFVALVAGMMWGARNGVQFALTFTALKALPVLILGGFTSVPGAIVGGLIIGASEKLAEIYIPPVMQDLFGGNFGGIEGWFPYVLALLFLLVRPEGLFGEKHIDRV from the coding sequence ATGAATTTCTTTTTCGAAGTCCTGATCGGCGGCCTGCTTTCGGGGGTGATGTATGCCCTCGTTGCGCTGGGTTTTGTGATGATCTACAAGGCATCCGGGGTATTCAATTTTGCCCAGGGGGCGATGGTTTACCTGGCCGCGCTGTCGGTCGTCGGCTGTATGGAAAAGGGCGCGCCGCTCTGGTTGGCGATTATCCTGGCCTTTGTCGTGATGACGCTGTTCGGTATCGCCACGGAAAAATACGTACTGCGCAAGCTGGTCAATCAGCCGCCGATCGCCTTGTTCATGGCGACCATCGGCCTGGCCTTCTTCATTGAAGGTCTGGCCCCGATGATTTTCGGCAGCGAGCCGCGGGCGCTGGATCTCGGTATCGTCGATGAGCCGATTCCCTGGGTGATGGACAACTGGAACATGGTCATTTCCAAGTTCGACCTGGTGGCTTCCGGTGTCGGTGCCATCCTGGTCGCCACGCTGGCCCTGTTTTTCCAATACACCCGTGTTGGCCGTGCCTTGCGCGCTGTGGCGGACGATCACCAGGCCGCACTGTCGATCGGTATTCCATTGCAGAACATCTGGGCGATTGTCTGGGGTGTGGCCGGGTTCGTCGCGCTGGTTGCCGGCATGATGTGGGGGGCGCGTAACGGTGTGCAGTTTGCGCTCACTTTCACGGCATTGAAGGCTTTGCCGGTTCTGATTCTCGGGGGATTCACCTCGGTACCGGGGGCGATCGTCGGTGGCCTGATCATCGGTGCCTCGGAGAAACTGGCTGAAATCTACATTCCGCCGGTCATGCAGGATTTGTTCGGTGGCAATTTCGGTGGCATCGAGGGTTGGTTCCCTTACGTGCTGGCCTTGCTGTTCCTTCTCGTCAGGCCGGAAGGCTTGTTCGGCGAGAAACACATCGACCGCGTGTAA
- a CDS encoding phenylacetate--CoA ligase family protein, with amino-acid sequence MSYYDPLETRDPDEREADLMDKLARQMAHAKETTHYYFQALAGINPFDCVTREALAKLPLTRKRDLIELQKKAPPFGGLNALPRSKAKRVFSSPGPIYELQGKEIDPWRMARVLYAAGFRSGDLVHNCFSYHFTPGAFIFEGGARKLGCSVFPGGVGQTEQQVQAIVDLQPEGYVGTPSFLRIIVEKAEEMGADISSLKKACVSGEALPGITRNWLKERGITVRQCYATADIGAIGYETDAEEGLIVEEELLVEIVRPGTGDPVEPGEVGEIVVTSFNPDYPLIRFATGDLSAVMAGRSPCGRSNIRLKGWMGRADQTTKVKGMFVHPEQVADIARRHPEIQRMRLVVDNPGGQDRMVLHCEIGSGSEALDKALVASLREVTKLRGDVAFTTPGGLPNDGKVIEDSRVY; translated from the coding sequence ATGAGTTATTACGATCCGCTCGAAACCCGCGATCCGGATGAGCGTGAGGCCGATCTGATGGACAAGCTGGCGCGTCAGATGGCGCACGCCAAGGAAACGACGCATTACTATTTCCAGGCACTGGCCGGCATCAATCCATTCGATTGCGTGACGCGCGAGGCGCTGGCCAAATTGCCGCTGACCCGCAAGCGCGACCTGATCGAGTTGCAGAAAAAAGCCCCGCCATTTGGCGGCTTGAACGCCTTGCCGCGGAGCAAGGCCAAGCGGGTTTTTTCGTCGCCGGGCCCGATTTATGAGTTGCAGGGCAAGGAAATCGACCCGTGGCGCATGGCCCGGGTGCTCTATGCCGCCGGATTCAGAAGTGGCGATCTGGTGCATAACTGTTTTTCCTACCACTTCACGCCGGGTGCCTTTATTTTTGAAGGCGGTGCGCGCAAGTTGGGCTGCTCGGTTTTCCCCGGTGGCGTCGGGCAGACCGAGCAGCAGGTGCAGGCCATCGTCGACTTGCAGCCGGAAGGCTATGTCGGTACGCCTTCGTTTTTGCGCATCATCGTCGAGAAGGCCGAGGAAATGGGGGCCGATATCAGTTCGCTGAAGAAAGCCTGTGTCTCCGGTGAGGCCTTGCCGGGGATTACGCGTAACTGGCTCAAGGAGCGCGGCATTACGGTGCGCCAGTGTTACGCCACGGCGGATATCGGTGCGATCGGTTATGAGACGGATGCCGAAGAGGGATTGATTGTCGAAGAAGAATTGCTGGTCGAAATTGTTCGGCCCGGAACGGGTGATCCGGTTGAGCCCGGCGAGGTTGGCGAGATTGTCGTGACCAGTTTCAACCCCGACTATCCGCTGATCCGCTTTGCAACCGGTGATCTGTCGGCGGTGATGGCCGGGCGTTCGCCTTGCGGGCGCAGCAATATTCGCCTCAAAGGCTGGATGGGGCGAGCCGACCAGACAACCAAGGTCAAGGGGATGTTCGTGCATCCCGAGCAGGTGGCCGACATCGCCCGGCGTCACCCCGAAATCCAGCGCATGCGTCTGGTGGTGGACAATCCGGGCGGCCAGGATCGGATGGTGCTGCATTGTGAAATTGGCTCTGGCAGCGAGGCCCTCGACAAGGCGCTGGTGGCCAGTTTGCGTGAGGTGACCAAGCTGCGCGGCGATGTGGCATTTACCACGCCGGGGGGCTTGCCCAACGATGGCAAGGTGATCGAAGATAGCCGGGTCTATTGA
- a CDS encoding ABC transporter ATP-binding protein, with protein MSTQTAAAAVDHYLSINNIEVIYDHVILVLKGVSLNVPKGKIVALLGANGAGKSTTLKAISNLLHAERGDVTKGSVEYKGERIDQLTPNELVKRGVIQVMEGRHCFGHLTIEENLLTGAYTRSISRAELKDSLDKVYHYFPRLKTRRTSQAGYTSGGEQQMCAIGRALMAKPEMILLDEPSMGLAPQIVEEIFEIVKDLNSRENVSFLLAEQNTMVALKYADFGYILENGRVVMEGEAEDLRTNEDVKEFYLGLSSAGRKSFKDVKHYRRRKRWLS; from the coding sequence ATGAGTACACAAACTGCCGCTGCTGCGGTCGACCACTATCTGAGCATCAATAACATCGAGGTCATCTACGACCACGTGATTCTGGTGCTCAAGGGCGTTTCGCTCAACGTCCCCAAGGGCAAGATCGTTGCCCTGCTGGGCGCCAACGGGGCGGGTAAATCGACCACGCTGAAAGCCATTTCGAACCTGCTGCATGCCGAACGCGGCGATGTCACCAAGGGTTCGGTCGAATACAAGGGCGAGCGCATCGACCAGCTGACGCCGAACGAGCTGGTCAAGCGCGGCGTCATCCAGGTCATGGAGGGCCGGCATTGTTTCGGTCACCTGACCATCGAGGAAAACCTGCTGACCGGTGCCTATACGCGCTCGATCTCGCGTGCCGAGCTGAAGGACAGTCTCGACAAGGTTTATCACTATTTCCCGCGTCTCAAGACACGGCGCACTTCGCAGGCCGGCTATACCTCCGGCGGCGAGCAGCAGATGTGCGCCATTGGCCGGGCCTTGATGGCCAAGCCGGAAATGATCCTGCTTGACGAACCATCGATGGGCCTGGCACCACAGATCGTCGAGGAAATCTTCGAGATCGTCAAAGACCTGAATTCCCGCGAGAACGTTAGTTTCTTGCTGGCCGAACAGAACACCATGGTCGCGCTGAAATATGCCGATTTTGGCTACATCCTTGAAAACGGCCGGGTCGTGATGGAAGGCGAGGCCGAGGATCTGCGGACCAACGAGGACGTCAAGGAGTTCTATTTGGGGCTGAGTTCGGCCGGGCGGAAATCCTTCAAGGACGTCAAACACTACAGACGTCGCAAACGCTGGCTGTCGTAA
- a CDS encoding ABC transporter substrate-binding protein, with amino-acid sequence MIKSFKPALTAIAVSLAMLSQSAVAAEEQFFPTISYRVGPYGANGQSFYGGFIDYLNYINIKEKGVNGVQLTSEECETEYNNAKGVECYERLKSKAKVSSGPIHTMSTGISYALIEKSAQDKLPLAMMGYGRTDAVDGSVFPYAFPLVTTYQMQASAIVKFIKEKNGGNLAGKKIVYLYHDSAYGKEAIIALQAEAGLNKFELVQIPVAHPGNEQGAQWLKIRQEKPDYVIFWGWGVMNQTALKAAQKVGYPREKMIGSWWTGSEEDVVPAGDAAKGYMAATWNVAGKDVPVIADIEKVVYGAGKGNLQDKAKIGTILYNRGVSAAVLSVESIRKAQEKYGKGKAMTGEQVRWALENLNITEARLKTLGATNLLPEIKTSCDNHEGSGKVKIQQWDGAKWVSASDWIEGNKALIHPLFQASAKQYAKEKGITPRDCSKEK; translated from the coding sequence ATGATCAAAAGCTTCAAGCCCGCCCTGACCGCGATTGCGGTATCCCTGGCCATGCTGTCGCAGTCTGCTGTGGCCGCAGAAGAGCAGTTCTTTCCGACGATCAGCTATCGCGTTGGTCCTTATGGTGCGAATGGCCAGTCTTTCTACGGTGGCTTCATCGACTACCTGAATTACATCAACATCAAGGAAAAGGGCGTCAATGGCGTCCAGCTGACCTCCGAAGAGTGCGAAACCGAGTACAACAACGCCAAGGGCGTCGAGTGCTACGAGCGTCTGAAGTCCAAGGCCAAGGTTTCCTCCGGTCCGATCCACACGATGTCTACCGGCATTTCCTATGCGCTGATCGAGAAGTCGGCCCAGGACAAGTTGCCGCTGGCGATGATGGGCTATGGCCGGACCGATGCGGTCGACGGCTCGGTATTTCCGTATGCCTTCCCGCTGGTGACGACTTATCAGATGCAGGCGTCTGCCATCGTCAAGTTCATCAAGGAAAAGAACGGCGGCAATCTGGCCGGCAAGAAGATCGTCTATCTCTATCACGACTCGGCCTATGGCAAGGAAGCCATCATTGCCCTGCAGGCCGAAGCCGGTCTGAACAAATTTGAACTGGTCCAGATTCCGGTCGCTCATCCGGGTAACGAGCAAGGTGCCCAGTGGCTCAAAATTCGCCAGGAAAAGCCGGATTACGTGATTTTCTGGGGCTGGGGGGTGATGAACCAGACCGCACTGAAGGCTGCCCAGAAGGTTGGTTATCCGCGTGAAAAGATGATCGGTTCGTGGTGGACCGGTTCCGAAGAGGATGTCGTGCCAGCGGGTGATGCCGCCAAGGGTTACATGGCAGCCACCTGGAATGTGGCCGGCAAGGATGTGCCGGTCATCGCCGACATCGAAAAGGTGGTCTATGGCGCCGGCAAGGGCAACCTGCAGGACAAGGCCAAGATCGGCACCATCCTTTACAACCGTGGTGTTTCGGCTGCCGTGCTGTCGGTCGAGTCGATCCGCAAGGCGCAGGAAAAGTATGGCAAGGGCAAAGCGATGACCGGTGAGCAGGTGCGCTGGGCGCTGGAAAACCTGAACATTACCGAAGCCCGCCTGAAGACGCTGGGTGCGACCAACCTGCTGCCGGAAATCAAGACTTCCTGCGATAACCACGAAGGTTCCGGCAAGGTGAAGATTCAGCAGTGGGACGGTGCCAAGTGGGTTTCTGCCTCTGACTGGATCGAAGGTAACAAGGCATTGATCCACCCGCTCTTCCAGGCCTCTGCCAAGCAGTACGCCAAGGAAAAGGGCATCACGCCGCGCGATTGCTCCAAGGAAAAGTAA
- a CDS encoding branched-chain amino acid ABC transporter permease, which produces MLYREAGQFKTTYAADQQLFPIRQDRIGVIALLFVAFIGVPLFASEYWFSAILIPFLIFSLAALGLNILTGYAGQLSLGSAAFMAVGAYAAYNFQLRIEGIPLIVSFICGGLTAAGVGILFGLPSLRIKGFYLAVATLAAQFFIVWCLTKFPWLSNNSSSGVISTQKLIIFGHELTTPTEKYLLVLSIVVFLALAAKNMVRSTTGRAWMAVRDMDVAASVIGIRLMPTKLLAFAVSSFYCGVAGALYAFCYLGSVEPDGFSLEMSFKILFMIIIGGVGSIMGSFLGAAFILLLPVFLDIALPFLAGLFGLPFSSATVSHIQITVFGALIMFFLIVEPHGLARLWQIAKEKLRLWPFPH; this is translated from the coding sequence ATGCTTTATCGTGAAGCCGGTCAGTTCAAGACGACCTATGCTGCCGACCAGCAGCTCTTTCCCATCCGCCAGGATCGCATCGGGGTGATCGCCCTGCTGTTCGTCGCTTTCATCGGCGTGCCGCTGTTTGCCAGCGAATACTGGTTCTCGGCCATCCTGATTCCTTTCCTGATTTTTTCGCTGGCCGCACTGGGCCTGAATATCCTGACCGGCTATGCCGGCCAGTTGTCACTCGGTTCGGCTGCTTTCATGGCGGTCGGGGCGTATGCCGCGTACAACTTCCAGTTGCGCATCGAAGGCATTCCGCTGATCGTTTCCTTCATCTGTGGCGGGTTGACCGCAGCAGGGGTCGGTATCCTGTTCGGTTTGCCCAGTTTGCGCATCAAGGGCTTCTACTTGGCCGTCGCGACGCTGGCGGCGCAATTTTTCATCGTCTGGTGCTTGACCAAGTTTCCCTGGTTGTCGAACAACTCGTCGTCCGGCGTGATCTCGACCCAGAAACTGATCATCTTCGGCCACGAACTGACCACGCCGACCGAGAAGTACCTGCTTGTCCTGTCGATCGTCGTTTTCCTGGCCCTGGCGGCCAAGAACATGGTGCGCTCGACAACCGGCCGGGCCTGGATGGCGGTACGCGACATGGACGTGGCGGCTTCGGTCATCGGTATCCGCCTGATGCCGACCAAGCTGCTCGCCTTCGCCGTCAGTTCCTTCTACTGCGGTGTGGCCGGTGCGTTGTACGCCTTCTGTTACCTTGGCTCGGTCGAGCCGGATGGTTTCTCGCTCGAAATGTCGTTCAAGATCCTGTTCATGATCATCATCGGCGGTGTCGGTTCGATCATGGGCAGCTTCCTCGGTGCAGCTTTCATTCTGCTGCTCCCGGTCTTCCTTGATATTGCCTTGCCGTTCCTGGCCGGATTGTTCGGCCTGCCGTTTTCCAGCGCTACCGTGTCGCACATCCAGATTACGGTGTTCGGTGCGCTGATCATGTTCTTCCTGATCGTCGAGCCGCACGGGTTGGCCCGTCTGTGGCAAATCGCCAAGGAGAAACTGCGTCTGTGGCCGTTCCCGCACTGA
- a CDS encoding PhaM family polyhydroxyalkanoate granule multifunctional regulatory protein: MSGDQGNDPLNFMRSMWGNMGFSLPGMVAPTFDIEELDKRIKDMKAVEGWLRMNLSMLQMTIQGLEMQRTTVSAVQTMGKMASEAAQSAAPSSEPATPVDAAPGALSEAAMWPWQMMQQMREQLQHGAEAAMQAAGENTPPAKPSARRNKK, translated from the coding sequence ATGAGCGGCGATCAAGGCAACGATCCACTGAACTTTATGCGCAGCATGTGGGGCAACATGGGATTCTCTCTGCCTGGCATGGTTGCGCCAACGTTTGACATCGAGGAACTCGACAAACGCATCAAGGACATGAAGGCCGTCGAAGGCTGGTTGCGGATGAATCTTTCGATGCTCCAGATGACCATTCAGGGCCTGGAAATGCAGCGCACGACAGTTTCTGCCGTCCAGACCATGGGCAAGATGGCCAGCGAGGCCGCTCAATCCGCAGCACCCTCAAGCGAACCGGCTACGCCGGTCGACGCTGCTCCGGGCGCACTTTCCGAAGCGGCGATGTGGCCCTGGCAGATGATGCAGCAAATGCGCGAACAGCTTCAGCATGGTGCCGAAGCTGCAATGCAGGCAGCCGGCGAGAACACTCCGCCAGCAAAACCGTCCGCCCGTCGCAACAAGAAATAA
- a CDS encoding ABC transporter ATP-binding protein — protein sequence MSKKIGDVILDLQNISLRFGGVKALTDISFNVRQHEIRAIIGPNGAGKSSMLNVINGVYHPQDGKIFWHGKERQKMEPHMAAQQNIARTFQNIALFKGMSVLDNIMTGRITKMKANFIEHALWFGRAKNEELEHRKKVEEVIDFLEIQHIRKTPVGRLPYGLQKRVELGRALAAEPSMLLLDEPMAGMNVEEKQDMCRFILDVNDQFGTTIVLIEHDMGVVMDISDRVVVLDYGKKIGDGVPDDVKNNEEVIKAYLGAGH from the coding sequence ATGTCCAAGAAAATAGGCGACGTCATTCTCGACTTGCAAAACATTTCCCTGCGCTTCGGCGGCGTCAAGGCGCTGACCGATATTTCCTTCAATGTCCGCCAGCACGAAATCCGCGCCATCATCGGCCCGAACGGCGCCGGCAAGAGCTCGATGCTCAATGTCATCAACGGGGTTTACCACCCGCAGGACGGCAAGATTTTCTGGCACGGCAAGGAGCGCCAGAAAATGGAGCCGCATATGGCGGCGCAGCAGAACATTGCCCGGACCTTCCAGAACATCGCGCTGTTCAAGGGCATGAGCGTGCTCGACAACATCATGACCGGGCGCATCACCAAGATGAAGGCCAACTTCATCGAACATGCGCTGTGGTTCGGCCGGGCCAAGAACGAAGAGCTGGAACATCGCAAGAAGGTCGAGGAAGTGATCGACTTCCTCGAAATCCAGCACATCCGCAAGACACCGGTCGGTCGACTGCCCTACGGCCTGCAAAAGCGCGTCGAACTCGGTCGTGCGCTGGCTGCCGAGCCGTCGATGTTGCTGCTCGATGAGCCGATGGCCGGCATGAATGTCGAAGAAAAGCAGGACATGTGCCGCTTCATTCTCGATGTGAATGACCAGTTCGGGACAACGATCGTGCTGATCGAACACGACATGGGCGTCGTCATGGATATTTCCGACCGCGTCGTGGTGCTCGATTACGGCAAGAAGATCGGCGATGGCGTGCCGGATGATGTCAAAAATAATGAAGAAGTGATCAAAGCCTATCTGGGCGCTGGTCACTAA
- a CDS encoding AEC family transporter → MNTVWLLLPDFALILLGAAIRRWMHLGDHFWQGVEKLVYFILFPALLINAIIKTRLDFGAALPLLATALTAMLGGMLLGLLPRLFVRLPPLTFASVFQCAYRFNSYIALAVAGMLFGSPGIATMGLIVGAAVPLANLVSVWMLARHGEVGLWREVARNPLIWGTTLGFLLNLAGFIPPAPLQAFLGRLADASIALGLITVGAALRLDNAPGVRGVSIWLLGVKLLALPLIAAVVGYQLGLSGLNYQIAVLFAALPTASSAYILAMRMGGDGRSVAWLISATTLGSMLTLPLWAAWLHI, encoded by the coding sequence ATGAATACAGTCTGGCTGCTGCTTCCCGATTTTGCCCTCATTCTGCTTGGCGCCGCCATCCGCCGCTGGATGCATTTGGGCGACCACTTCTGGCAGGGCGTCGAGAAGCTGGTTTATTTCATCCTCTTCCCCGCCCTGCTGATCAACGCCATCATCAAGACCCGGCTTGATTTCGGTGCGGCTCTGCCGCTCCTGGCAACAGCCTTGACCGCCATGCTTGGGGGCATGTTGCTCGGTTTGCTTCCCCGGCTTTTTGTCCGCCTGCCGCCGCTGACTTTCGCCTCTGTATTCCAGTGCGCCTACCGCTTCAACTCGTACATTGCACTGGCTGTCGCCGGTATGTTGTTCGGGTCGCCCGGTATTGCAACGATGGGTCTCATTGTCGGTGCCGCCGTGCCGCTGGCCAATCTGGTATCCGTCTGGATGCTGGCGCGGCATGGCGAGGTCGGCTTGTGGCGGGAAGTGGCCCGTAATCCCCTGATCTGGGGGACGACGCTCGGTTTCCTGCTGAATCTGGCTGGATTCATTCCGCCGGCACCTTTGCAGGCATTCCTTGGCCGGCTGGCCGACGCTTCGATTGCGCTTGGCCTGATTACGGTCGGTGCTGCATTGCGGCTCGACAATGCACCAGGCGTCCGGGGTGTTTCCATCTGGTTGCTGGGTGTCAAGCTGCTGGCCCTGCCGCTGATTGCAGCTGTCGTCGGCTACCAGTTGGGCCTGAGTGGGCTCAATTATCAGATTGCGGTGTTGTTTGCCGCCTTGCCGACCGCATCGTCGGCGTACATCCTGGCGATGCGCATGGGGGGCGATGGGCGGAGCGTGGCCTGGCTGATTTCGGCAACGACGCTCGGGTCGATGCTCACGCTGCCGCTCTGGGCAGCGTGGCTGCACATCTGA
- a CDS encoding response regulator transcription factor → MLKLLVVEDHGLVREGLVRLLALVEEGTRVCESEDFESALTLLDNEGEFDLVLLDLALPGIDGFAGLDILRRRYPAMPVAVVSAFDDLPTITRVLNLGASGFIPKAYSGEELLSAVREILAGNIFKPVAQPGARLDDAIPVVPSKVSVRPEEVGLTDRQAQVLALMVRGLSNRDIAEQLQLSEGTVKIHVTAIFRALDVNSRTQALVAVARYGIDFESVF, encoded by the coding sequence ATGCTGAAATTGCTTGTGGTTGAAGACCATGGGCTGGTGCGCGAAGGCTTGGTTCGCCTGCTTGCATTGGTCGAAGAAGGAACCCGGGTTTGTGAAAGCGAAGATTTCGAGTCGGCCTTGACGCTGCTCGATAATGAAGGCGAATTCGATCTCGTTCTGCTCGACCTTGCCCTGCCGGGCATCGATGGTTTTGCCGGCCTGGATATCCTGCGCCGTCGCTATCCGGCCATGCCGGTTGCGGTTGTTTCAGCCTTCGATGATCTGCCGACGATTACCCGGGTACTGAATCTGGGGGCTTCCGGTTTCATTCCCAAGGCTTATTCCGGCGAGGAGTTGCTCTCTGCCGTCCGTGAAATTCTGGCCGGCAATATCTTCAAGCCGGTTGCCCAACCCGGTGCGCGTCTCGATGACGCGATTCCGGTCGTGCCTTCGAAGGTCAGCGTCAGGCCCGAAGAAGTCGGTTTGACTGATCGTCAGGCCCAGGTGCTTGCCCTGATGGTGCGCGGCCTGTCGAATCGCGATATCGCCGAGCAGCTTCAGCTGTCCGAAGGTACGGTCAAGATTCACGTGACGGCGATCTTTCGGGCGCTTGACGTCAATAGCCGGACACAGGCGCTGGTCGCCGTTGCCCGTTACGGGATCGATTTCGAAAGCGTTTTTTGA
- a CDS encoding CaiB/BaiF CoA-transferase family protein, translating into MSRPAPLTGIRVLDLTRLLPGPVATLHLADLGAEVIKIEDPQVGDYARTLGTGAGEDSAYFKMINRNKQGLRLDLKKPEGVEIFLRLAREADVIVESFRPGVVDKLGIGYATVAALNPKITYCSISGYGQDGPYKDLAGHDINYLGYAGVLEQIGLEGSKPAIPNFQIADLLGGALTGVMGILAAVIDAGKTGQGRYIDVSMTDSVLAHTYFAMLRLNDAGRSAPRGTDLLSGGLPCYATYRCADGKYMAVGALEGKFWQSCCTVLARPEWVKRQWDSTLRAEMEALFATRSRDQWHTLFAAVDCCVTPILTPEEALSNEQLTARGMVIESQGLTQFAPPLKMSGFQFDVRQNAPAAGEHNLPILQAAGYGAADIQRLQESGALG; encoded by the coding sequence ATGAGCCGGCCTGCGCCGCTGACCGGCATTCGCGTTCTCGATTTGACCCGCTTGCTACCGGGGCCGGTTGCGACCTTGCATCTGGCCGATCTTGGGGCTGAAGTCATCAAGATCGAAGATCCGCAGGTGGGGGATTACGCCCGTACGCTGGGGACGGGGGCCGGTGAGGATAGCGCCTACTTCAAGATGATCAATCGCAACAAGCAGGGCTTGCGGCTTGATCTGAAGAAGCCCGAGGGCGTCGAAATCTTTCTCCGCCTGGCCCGCGAGGCCGATGTGATTGTCGAGAGCTTTCGCCCCGGTGTGGTCGACAAGCTGGGGATCGGTTACGCAACCGTTGCGGCCCTGAATCCTAAGATTACCTACTGCTCGATCAGTGGTTACGGTCAGGATGGTCCCTACAAGGACCTGGCCGGCCACGATATCAACTATCTCGGCTACGCCGGGGTGCTTGAGCAAATCGGACTGGAAGGCAGCAAGCCGGCGATTCCCAATTTCCAGATTGCCGACCTGCTGGGCGGTGCATTGACCGGCGTGATGGGGATTCTCGCGGCCGTGATCGATGCCGGGAAAACCGGGCAGGGGCGTTACATCGATGTCTCGATGACCGACAGTGTTCTGGCGCACACCTATTTCGCCATGCTGCGGCTGAACGATGCCGGCCGCTCGGCGCCACGCGGTACCGATTTGCTTTCGGGCGGGCTGCCTTGCTATGCGACCTACCGCTGTGCCGATGGCAAGTACATGGCCGTCGGTGCGCTCGAAGGCAAGTTCTGGCAGTCCTGTTGCACCGTCCTGGCTCGGCCGGAGTGGGTCAAGCGTCAATGGGACAGCACTTTGCGGGCCGAGATGGAGGCGCTGTTTGCAACGCGCTCGCGTGATCAGTGGCATACCCTGTTTGCTGCGGTCGACTGCTGTGTCACGCCAATTCTGACGCCAGAGGAAGCCTTGTCGAACGAGCAATTGACGGCTCGCGGGATGGTCATTGAATCGCAGGGGCTGACCCAGTTTGCGCCACCGCTCAAAATGTCCGGTTTTCAGTTTGACGTGCGGCAGAATGCGCCGGCTGCCGGTGAGCACAATCTCCCGATTCTCCAGGCGGCCGGTTATGGCGCAGCCGATATCCAGCGTTTGCAGGAAAGCGGCGCACTGGGCTGA